In a genomic window of Bacillota bacterium:
- a CDS encoding stage 0 sporulation family protein: MFVRVIGVRFKKAGKIYYFDPTDLELQVGQSVIVETARGVEFGEVVLGPREVADEEVVAPLKQVMRIATAEDREQVKQNRVKEKEAFDICQEKISAHGLPMNLVEVEYTFDRGKIIFYFTADGRVDFRELVRDLAAVFRTRIELRQIGVRDEAKLIGGLGPCGRICCCTTFLGEFQPVSIRMAKEQNLSLNPTKISGLCGRLMCCLKFEAPADDKDETTPGKEEGCKRS, translated from the coding sequence ATATTCGTGCGCGTAATAGGGGTTCGCTTTAAAAAAGCGGGTAAGATATACTATTTTGATCCCACTGACCTGGAGCTCCAAGTGGGGCAAAGCGTTATTGTGGAGACGGCTCGCGGGGTGGAGTTCGGCGAGGTGGTACTGGGGCCGCGGGAAGTGGCGGACGAAGAAGTGGTGGCTCCCCTTAAACAGGTGATGCGGATAGCCACAGCTGAAGATCGGGAGCAGGTGAAACAAAATCGGGTCAAGGAAAAAGAGGCCTTTGATATTTGCCAAGAAAAGATTTCAGCCCATGGGTTGCCCATGAACCTGGTGGAGGTTGAGTATACTTTTGACCGGGGGAAGATTATCTTTTATTTCACTGCTGATGGTCGAGTGGATTTTCGTGAGCTGGTTCGGGATTTGGCCGCTGTTTTTAGAACCCGGATTGAGCTCAGGCAGATCGGTGTGCGGGACGAAGCGAAGCTGATCGGCGGTCTGGGACCGTGTGGCCGTATTTGTTGCTGCACAACCTTCCTGGGTGAATTTCAACCGGTGTCTATCCGGATGGCCAAAGAGCAGAATCTATCGCTGAACCCGACCAAAATTTCCGGATTGTGCGGCCGTCTGATGTGCTGCCTCAAATTTGAAGCACCGGCCGATGACAAGGATGAAACCACACCGGGGAAGGAAGAAGGGTGCAAACGCTCCTGA
- the holB gene encoding DNA polymerase III subunit delta', whose amino-acid sequence MGWEKLKNQPAASKLLQNYLARGRVAHAYLFLGPDSDSKTEAALLLAQAANCATGAPCGTCRSCNLIAAGRHPDVEVLTPQGRFLRLDQIRALCRRAGTTTLVGRTKVYILLEAEKLLPEAANHLLKTLEEPPADTILILVAEHKQALLPTIVSRCQEIVFHPLPPAAVAERLQAAGCSPEQAHLAAQLAGGDLAAAQSWVEDDAIQKQEQFVQLVRDLPQGKTALFTAAESFAQAPEYFLPLLQGWYRDLLAWHTGVDQGMYHRGQEEAVAQMASCYSCEDLVNCNQAIEKTSQLIFGRLNVNVRLSLEALLVQLIAPKQ is encoded by the coding sequence ATGGGCTGGGAGAAACTTAAGAATCAACCGGCCGCTTCTAAATTACTGCAAAATTACCTGGCCCGGGGACGGGTGGCCCATGCCTATCTATTCTTAGGGCCGGATTCAGACAGCAAAACAGAGGCGGCTTTGTTGCTGGCTCAAGCGGCAAACTGTGCTACCGGTGCACCTTGCGGTACCTGCCGGAGCTGCAACCTGATTGCTGCCGGCCGTCATCCTGATGTGGAGGTCTTAACCCCGCAGGGGCGCTTTTTGCGCTTAGATCAAATCCGGGCTCTGTGCCGTCGGGCCGGCACCACCACCCTGGTGGGCCGGACCAAAGTATACATTCTGCTCGAAGCGGAGAAACTTTTGCCGGAGGCAGCCAACCATTTGCTGAAGACGTTGGAAGAACCGCCGGCGGATACAATCCTTATTCTTGTCGCCGAGCATAAGCAGGCGCTGCTGCCCACGATTGTGTCTCGGTGTCAGGAGATTGTCTTTCATCCCCTGCCCCCGGCCGCTGTGGCCGAGCGCTTACAGGCAGCCGGCTGTAGCCCGGAGCAGGCGCACTTGGCTGCTCAGTTGGCAGGGGGAGATCTGGCGGCGGCCCAAAGCTGGGTCGAGGATGATGCCATCCAGAAGCAGGAACAGTTTGTTCAGCTGGTGCGAGACCTGCCCCAGGGGAAAACGGCGCTTTTTACCGCTGCCGAAAGCTTTGCTCAAGCGCCGGAATATTTTCTGCCGCTTCTGCAAGGTTGGTATCGGGATTTGCTCGCCTGGCACACCGGTGTTGACCAGGGAATGTACCATCGGGGCCAAGAAGAAGCGGTGGCTCAAATGGCATCGTGCTATAGTTGTGAGGACCTGGTCAACTGCAACCAGGCTATAGAAAAGACGAGTCAGCTCATTTTTGGCCGGCTTAATGTTAATGTGCGCTTGAGTTTGGAGGCGCTGCTGGTACAACTTATTGCGCCGAAACAATAA
- the tmk gene encoding dTMP kinase — protein MIVFITLEGIDGSGKTTQLRLLEAWLKEQGLEVVSVREPGGTPLGEKIRSLLLSAADGPQTSAAELLLYAAARAELTGTVIQPALQAGRTVIADRFSDSTWAYQVYGRRLKRLWADQVLAGATGGLKPDLTLLFDLTPAVALARTGRGDRLEQESLGFFHRVRQGYLTLAQEEPERIRVIAADNKDIETIQALVRQEVRGLLFS, from the coding sequence CTTAGAAGGTATCGACGGCTCCGGTAAGACGACCCAACTTAGACTGCTGGAGGCGTGGCTCAAGGAACAAGGCCTTGAGGTAGTGTCTGTTCGAGAACCGGGTGGAACACCCTTGGGCGAAAAAATACGGTCCCTTCTTCTTTCCGCCGCCGACGGACCGCAAACGTCGGCTGCCGAGCTGCTGCTCTATGCAGCTGCCCGGGCAGAACTTACGGGTACAGTGATCCAACCGGCCCTTCAAGCCGGGCGGACTGTTATTGCCGATCGCTTTAGCGATTCTACCTGGGCGTATCAAGTGTATGGGCGCAGGCTTAAGCGGTTATGGGCCGACCAAGTGCTGGCTGGGGCCACCGGTGGGCTAAAACCGGATCTGACTCTGCTGTTTGATCTTACCCCAGCGGTTGCGTTGGCGCGCACTGGACGGGGTGACCGCTTAGAACAAGAAAGCCTGGGTTTTTTTCACCGGGTGCGCCAAGGGTATTTAACCTTAGCCCAGGAGGAGCCGGAGCGGATTCGAGTCATAGCGGCCGATAACAAAGATATAGAAACGATCCAGGCCTTGGTGAGGCAAGAGGTCCGGGGTTTATTGTTTAGTTAA
- the rsmI gene encoding 16S rRNA (cytidine(1402)-2'-O)-methyltransferase: MGTGGDLVPGKLYLVGTPIGNLEDISGRALRVLKEVDLILAEDTRRTRGLLAHFDLHTALTSYHEHNERQMAAKAVTWLLAGQKLALVTDAGLPGISDPGCHLVQQAVENQVPVEAIPGPTAFALALVISGLPTERFTFWGFPPRQGQERRELFLTALSRPETGIFYEAPTRLVRTLKDLAELAPERPAAVARELTKVYEEVQRGSLAELVRLFDRRQIKGEICLVLRGRLPQEEPLVATHGSPPSDPVSLVAQFQEEGLERKEAMRAAARKLGLSRREVYRRMVAAKQKQDSNTNN; this comes from the coding sequence CTGGGTACAGGGGGTGATTTGGTGCCGGGTAAATTGTATTTAGTTGGTACTCCCATCGGCAATTTGGAGGATATCTCCGGGCGGGCCTTGAGAGTCCTCAAAGAGGTAGACCTTATTCTGGCCGAAGACACCCGACGGACGCGGGGGTTGTTGGCTCATTTTGACCTTCACACGGCCCTGACCAGTTACCACGAACATAACGAGCGCCAAATGGCGGCCAAAGCAGTGACTTGGCTACTGGCGGGCCAAAAACTGGCCCTGGTGACTGATGCCGGCTTGCCGGGTATTTCTGACCCTGGCTGCCACCTGGTACAGCAAGCAGTGGAGAATCAGGTGCCGGTGGAAGCAATACCGGGACCCACGGCTTTTGCCCTGGCCTTGGTAATTTCTGGACTGCCCACCGAGCGGTTTACGTTCTGGGGCTTTCCCCCCCGACAGGGCCAGGAACGACGGGAGCTATTCCTAACCGCTCTGTCTCGACCGGAAACAGGCATTTTTTATGAAGCGCCGACTCGCCTGGTGCGCACCTTGAAAGACTTGGCCGAGCTGGCCCCGGAGCGGCCGGCTGCGGTAGCCAGAGAATTGACCAAAGTCTACGAAGAGGTCCAACGAGGTTCCTTAGCTGAACTGGTCCGCCTGTTTGACCGGCGGCAGATAAAGGGCGAAATATGCCTGGTATTAAGAGGCCGGCTGCCGCAAGAGGAGCCTTTGGTGGCGACCCATGGTTCGCCCCCGTCGGATCCGGTTTCGTTGGTAGCCCAGTTCCAGGAGGAAGGCTTAGAACGAAAAGAAGCTATGCGGGCGGCGGCTAGGAAGCTGGGGCTGTCCCGGCGAGAAGTCTATCGGCGGATGGTG
- a CDS encoding DNA replication initiation control protein YabA has translation MADMETKLNWLEEQLELLLAAVQDMKAELTRPDVQRPRETERVQQTLGEGYANLARLYREGYHICPMHFGSQRQGEECLFCAALLRRGKGENHSEQA, from the coding sequence GTGGCCGATATGGAGACCAAACTGAACTGGTTAGAAGAGCAACTGGAATTGCTCCTGGCAGCTGTGCAGGATATGAAAGCAGAATTAACCCGGCCGGACGTGCAGCGGCCCCGGGAAACCGAGCGAGTTCAGCAGACCCTGGGTGAAGGATATGCCAATTTAGCCCGTCTCTACCGAGAAGGTTACCACATCTGTCCCATGCATTTCGGCAGTCAGCGCCAGGGGGAGGAGTGTCTGTTTTGTGCGGCTTTGCTTCGGAGAGGAAAAGGCGAAAACCATTCTGAGCAAGCATAA
- a CDS encoding RnfABCDGE type electron transport complex subunit G translates to MQSPVRLGITLMIICMVAAGLLAFTNAKTEPIIAENEQRELEEALKELLPEAETFVPNPEGDKVFYLGRKGNNDVGVVAVFPQKGFGGVMKLALGVNADSEVTGFKVLQHSETPGLGARVAESAFAHQFIGKSTTDDFLVGKDVQAISGATISSRSVAGGIKLVATEIEKKYAQDQVVIDLGQIPDGQYEGQAHGFEALIRVKVTVTGGKIADIQLLEERETPDVGAKALPKLRQAMLQEQVLDVDNVSGATFSSEGFKAAVTDALERAGE, encoded by the coding sequence GTGCAAAGTCCTGTACGCCTGGGCATCACACTGATGATTATTTGCATGGTGGCGGCGGGACTCCTGGCTTTTACCAACGCCAAGACGGAGCCCATTATTGCCGAAAACGAACAACGAGAATTAGAGGAAGCACTCAAAGAATTGCTCCCTGAGGCTGAAACCTTCGTGCCTAATCCAGAAGGGGACAAGGTTTTTTACCTGGGCCGGAAAGGTAACAATGACGTGGGTGTAGTGGCGGTGTTTCCGCAAAAAGGGTTTGGCGGTGTAATGAAACTGGCCTTGGGCGTAAACGCTGACAGCGAAGTTACCGGCTTTAAGGTTTTGCAGCATTCCGAAACCCCGGGTTTAGGAGCTAGAGTGGCGGAGTCGGCCTTTGCCCACCAATTTATCGGGAAAAGCACCACCGACGACTTTCTGGTGGGTAAGGATGTTCAAGCTATCAGCGGTGCTACCATTTCTTCGCGGTCGGTAGCCGGAGGCATAAAGCTGGTGGCAACGGAAATCGAGAAGAAATACGCCCAGGATCAGGTGGTTATTGACTTAGGTCAGATCCCTGACGGCCAGTACGAAGGACAAGCCCATGGTTTTGAAGCCCTTATCAGGGTAAAGGTGACGGTAACTGGCGGCAAGATTGCCGATATCCAACTACTGGAGGAGCGCGAAACCCCGGACGTAGGGGCGAAAGCGTTACCAAAACTACGTCAGGCCATGCTCCAGGAGCAAGTTCTGGACGTGGATAACGTTTCCGGGGCCACTTTTAGCAGTGAAGGATTCAAGGCAGCGGTAACCGATGCGTTGGAGCGAGCGGGAGAGTAG